GGCGTGGGCCCCGGCGACGTGGTGGCGTTGCAACTGCCCAACTGGATGGAGGCGGCCGCCGCATTCTGGGCGTCGACGTTCCTCGGCGCGGTGACGGTGCCGATCGTGCACTTCTACGGGCGCAAGGAACTCACCCACATCCTCGGGACGGCCAAGCCGCGGGTCTTCATCACCGCAGAAGAGTTCGGCCGCATGCAGTTTGCGCCCGACCTCTGCGCGGACATCCCGATCGTCGGGCTTGTCGGCAGGGACTACCACGAACTGCTTGCCGACGAACCGCTCGAGGGCACATTGGCCACCGACCCGGCCAGTCCGGCGTTGATCGCCTTCACCTCCGGCACCACCAGTAATCCCAAAGGCGTTGTGCACAGCCATCAGACGCTGGGCTTCGAAACGCGCCAGCTGTTGGAGAACTACCCGGAGGATCGCGGCAGGCAACTCACCGCCACCCCGGTCGGCCACTTCATCGGCATGCTGGGCGCCTTCCTGATCCCGGTGCTGGAAGGCGCACCGATCGATCTGTGCGACGTGTGGGACCCCGGCAAGGTGCTCAAACTCATTGAGAGCGAGGGCCTTTCGATTGGCGGCGGCCCGCCGTACTTCGTCACCAGCCTGCTGGACCACCCGGACTGCACGCCTGAGCACATGAGCCACTTCACGACCGTCGGCCTCGGCGGCTCAACGGTGCCCGCGGCGGTCACCCGGCGGCTTGCCGATCTCGGCATGTTCGTCTTCCGGTCGTACGGCAGCAGCGAACACCCGTCGATCACCGGGTCGGCGCCCACCGCGCCGG
The genomic region above belongs to Mycobacterium sp. 3519A and contains:
- a CDS encoding AMP-binding protein, with the protein product MREIPVELTKRYQEAGWWTQDTLGDLVARGLKDNPDVGFHVHSSVRPFAGTFRDVELEARRLAAGLHARGVGPGDVVALQLPNWMEAAAAFWASTFLGAVTVPIVHFYGRKELTHILGTAKPRVFITAEEFGRMQFAPDLCADIPIVGLVGRDYHELLADEPLEGTLATDPASPALIAFTSGTTSNPKGVVHSHQTLGFETRQLLENYPEDRGRQLTATPVGHFIGMLGAFLIPVLEGAPIDLCDVWDPGKVLKLIESEGLSIGGGPPYFVTSLLDHPDCTPEHMSHFTTVGLGGSTVPAAVTRRLADLGMFVFRSYGSSEHPSITGSAPTAPEDKRLYTDGNARPGVEIRLGPDGEIFSRGPDLCLGYTDPELTAKAFDADGWYRTGDVGVLDDDGYLTITDRKADVIIRGGENISALEVEEVLLAMPSVVEAVVVAAPDERLGERTAAVLRIRAGHAMPTIDEVRAHFKRAGVAAQKCPEELHQVEDYPRTASGKVQKFRVRADVAAARQDIAACQK